The nucleotide sequence TTGCAACACGCCTTTAATTACTATGAGTGAGCCagcaaaaacaagaaagcAACCTTCGAGAAAGGGTAAGAAAGCATGGAGGAAGAATGTGGAcattgaagatttggaaacaaaaCTTCAGGAAGTTAGggatgaagaaattatCAAGGGACCTTCACCCCAGGATGATtttgtcattgatgaaacaCCCAACATTAGTTTGAAAGAGCACAAGGCATCAAGGAAACTCAAAACACATGAGATTTTAACCAACAAGTCCAAAGTTCCTGCGTTAATCAATCATCGTGCAAAGAAGAATGAAACAGTACAAGGAGTGAAGAAAACAGAAATGTTGAGGTTGTTAAAGTTACGCGGTGGAAAATACAAGGATGAAAGCAAAACCATGGCAAGAATCGAACAAGACGGCTTGATAAATGGTGACAGTGAAGATCTTTGGGATGATGATAGCTCTATCAAACAGAAATCCAAAATCCCCGATTATGGAACATCCACAGCTGAAGTCACCAAAGCAACTGTAGTGCCGCCAACCTTGCGGGTCAAACCTATACAGATCACCAAGAATGATTTGACAGAAAAGTCGGTACATGCAGGAAAATCATACAACCCCTCGTTGGAATCGTGGAAGgagttgataaatcaaGAATATGGTGTGGAGTACAAGAGAGAGTTAACTAGACAGTCAATGGAGGATCACAGATTGAAAATACAAGAGCTCATGGttattttgaatgataacATGTTATCAGATGAcagtgatgaagaagaagagagagAAGCCGACACAaatgatggtggtgaaaAGGATTATTCCTTGTCAATCAATAAGCCAACGAAGATCAAGATtaaaacaaagacaaagagAAATAAACAAGCAAAGCACAGGGAAAGAGTCAAATTAGAGCAAGAAATCAAGGGCTtgagaaaacaattgaaggatCTTTCTaatttggatgaaattCTACAGAAGCAACAAGAAGAGGAAGCAGAGACTAAATCAAGGACAAAACCTTCTGAGAAACCAAGAAGTTTAAAAAGGAATAAATTGCACAAGTACACCCCTGTTGAAACAccattggaattgaaactATCTGACGAATTGACGAGTaacttgaaaaacttgaaacCCGAAGGAAACTTATTTTATGATCAAATGTTGAACTTGCAATCAAGTGGAAAGATTGAGAGTAGAGTACCCGTTCataaaaagagaaaataCGCCAAAAAAGTCACTGAAAAATGGACCTACAAGGATTTCAAATAGATGTCTTATACCTTAATAATTCttttatcattcaaataaaTATACAATTCACCTAGTATACAACCCCCCTCACcaaatttatgaaaaattCCAATCACCAAATACATATCCTCTAAACAACCTATCTCTCAAACTAAAGAATTGGTTTCTGTATGGTGTGTAGTATCTCTGTTCAATCAGTTCGATCGTCTTGAAACTTTCTGGAGCTATTGGCTCACTCGTTTGTCCTCGATGAGTTCCTGTTAGGTAGAAATCTCTTTGCATCATTTTGTGGTCCCACTGGTCTAAAAAGTAGCGATCATTCTTCCAACCGTTGTCCCAGTATCTAATATATTGAACACCATGACCAGCTAAGCCATAGAAAGCGGTCATGATTGCATATGGTATTAAACCCTCAAATGGTACAGGCATTGTGTGTTATGTGATGTAGTGTTTCCAAAATGCTGCCGAAGTGAAAATGGAGATAAGTGAATTATGTACGGGTAGTTGTGAATGGTTGTGATGGAGTCTTAGTGTGCTTCTTTGAGAATACCAGTAAACTCTATACCTACTAGCGAGTTGACCTCTCtcaatttgagaaaaaatTATGTTCAGTGAGATTCTGATTGGtttggaagaagagaaaaaaaaaggataTTGAACTGGGTGCACGACTGATTTAGGTGCAAAATAAGGTGTAAGCTCTACAGAAGATGCTTCTAGGTCTATTATATATTTATTCTTCATTATTGTAGTCTCTATCGATTAATCTATTCACTCATTTAACTTCCAAACAACTGTAACAAATTTGTCCATCTTTACCTTTTCTCTCAGCTGTGCTAAACACCATTCATCGTGGGCCAAAAGTTGTCTTGGTATTGGCCTCTTTAATGGCTCCTTGATCAAACATCTGGCAATGAATCGCTTGAACTCAGGAGACCAAAATATACAGTCAGCAACACTATCCTTTAGTGATAATTCACTTCTCAGCACCATCTCCACTACCTCGATTGGTCCCAATGAAACATCAATGGGAAATTTTCCATTTGCAACTTCCAACATGGACATACCAAGGGACCATATGTCACTTGATATTGAGTAATTTTTACCCATAATACGTTCTGGAGCCATATAGTATTGTGTTCCAACAAAGGTAGACGCGAAGGAATTAACTGCCTCACCACTTACACCAAAATCACATAGCTTGACGTTTCCTTTGGAATCTAGTAAAACATTTGATGGTTTGATATCTCGGTGTATGATGTTCTTCAGATGTAAGTAATCTAATCCCGATAAAATCGAATTTGCGATTTTACCCAAAACCTTCTCACTAATTCGATTTGTCTTGTCTCGTTTTGCAACTTCTTTGTATATCGCATCTAGAGAGTGTCCATCCATATACTCCATTGCTATCCCAATCATTGACTGCTTCTCCAATAAAAAAGTACCGTAGTAATTGACGATGTTCGGATGCTGGCATTTTTTAGCAACATCCAACTCTCGAAATATCTGTTTTTGTACATCGGGATTTGAATCAGCAATTATCATTTTTAAAGCAAAAACTTGCgtcttttgtaattttcGGATACGACATTTTGTAACTGATCCTCCATTTCCCTCACCCAATTTCCCTACTTCTTCTATGAGATTGTTATTTGCACATATATGCCAGTCGTGAGATGTTAGTTGCTCAATATAATGCttgttttgcaaaacttCATCTGGTTTTACTTTTGACTGCTCACATGGCTGCAGTTCCTGACTGTCACTCAGTGCCTGACGAAGTCGTATCTTCTCCTCAACTTCATTTTGTGGTGGGTCTTTCGATATTGGAGGTGGTTTCCTTTTTAATCTAGGGGAGCTTGAAGACAATGATGAATGCGCCGTGTTGGGTGTCGgggaagaattggatgacGAAGGTGTGAAATTTAGATTCGTCATTACTGTAGGCGGTTTTTTAAGCTGAGGTGGTAATTGTGACTGCAGATTCGGTTGTGAGTCGCcaatattcaattgaccaaatcGCCCTTCGACAACATCCTGTGATAATTCAGCATccaattgtaaatttggtttggtgttgttttgtGTGGACGGAATTGCCAATGTAGGTAGCACACGGTTATTCTGCCTTCGCGTATTCGGTACCTTGAACAATGGAACATCGGACATGATGATTGGTGAAATTAATCAGCTGTTATCGAATGATTATGGAGATGTGGTTGAGGAAAAGTTCCGAATATATAGCTATAATTGGATTAGCCAAATTGACGTATATTATATCACCCTTGACCGATGAGAATTTAGATTGAAAGGACGCAAAGGGAAGCTTGGTTAAGCAGATCACAATAATTATAtgtctttgatttttctttcGTTTATACCACTgatgaaaaacaaaaaccaCGCCTTTTGTGTTTATTTCACAAGCAAAAggtaaaaaaagaaaagaggaAAATGAAACGCGCTCGAATAGAGCAAGACGTGTATGAAGTTCAAGAATATATACACTAGAAGGGTAGGAGCTTAAAAAGAGCTTGGACTTGCAAATGTGAAATGATATATGGTTACACTCAGTAACTCTTACTTCCTCTGCCTCTTTCTAACTGATCCTTTGGTTGATCTCTTAGCTGCCCCACCTTTTCCTACTGGCACCTGCTTGATCAACTTATCCTTCTTTGCATCAATCTTATCACTCTCTTCtccatcattatcatcttcaacatcttccATATCATCTTCCACAACATCTTCATAATCGACTTCTGCTGGGGTTGTTCTTTTACTCCCAGCACCAAATGAATTTCCTGTTTTGTAAATAACTGTAGGGTGGATAGCATTGTTGTACTTACGAGTAAATGCTGTCTTATCTTTcttatccaaatcaatagGCTTGTTAAGCATATCACTTATATTATCGTAGTCCTCCTTTGTTAAGTAATATGCGTCCATTGTCTCG is from Candida orthopsilosis Co 90-125, chromosome 1 draft sequence and encodes:
- a CDS encoding Nop53 protein (S. cerevisiae homolog NOP53 has rRNA binding, role in maturation of LSU-rRNA from tricistronic rRNA transcript (SSU-rRNA, 5.8S rRNA, LSU-rRNA), ribosomal subunit export from nucleus and localizes to nucleolus), whose protein sequence is MSEPAKTRKQPSRKGKKAWRKNVDIEDLETKLQEVRDEEIIKGPSPQDDFVIDETPNISLKEHKASRKLKTHEILTNKSKVPALINHRAKKNETVQGVKKTEMLRLLKLRGGKYKDESKTMARIEQDGLINGDSEDLWDDDSSIKQKSKIPDYGTSTAEVTKATVVPPTLRVKPIQITKNDLTEKSVHAGKSYNPSLESWKELINQEYGVEYKRELTRQSMEDHRLKIQELMVILNDNMLSDDSDEEEEREADTNDGGEKDYSLSINKPTKIKIKTKTKRNKQAKHRERVKLEQEIKGLRKQLKDLSNLDEILQKQQEEEAETKSRTKPSEKPRSLKRNKLHKYTPVETPLELKLSDELTSNLKNLKPEGNLFYDQMLNLQSSGKIESRVPVHKKRKYAKKVTEKWTYKDFK
- a CDS encoding Mkk2 protein (protein similar to S. cerevisiae Mkk2p, a MAP kinase kinase involved in signal transduction), which gives rise to MSDVPLFKVPNTRRQNNRVLPTLAIPSTQNNTKPNLQLDAELSQDVVEGRFGQLNIGDSQPNSQSQLPPQLKKPPTVMTNLNFTPSSSNSSPTPNTAHSSLSSSSPRLKRKPPPISKDPPQNEVEEKIRLRQASSDSQESQPCEQSKVKPDEVLQNKHYIEQLTSHDWHICANNNLIEEVGKLGEGNGGSVTKCRIRKLQKTQVFALKMIIADSNPDVQKQIFRELDVAKKCQHPNIVNYYGTFLLEKQSMIGIAMEYMDGHSLDAIYKEVAKRDKTNRISEKVLGKIANSILSGLDYLHSKNIIHRDIKPSNVLLDSKGNVKLCDFGVSGEAVNSFASTFVGTQYYMAPERIMGKNYSISSDIWSLGMSMLEVANGKFPIDVSLGPIEVVEMVSRSELSLKDSVADCIFWSPEFKRFIARCLIKEPLKRPIPRQLLAHDEWCLAQSREKVKMDKFVTVVWKLNE